The Megalobrama amblycephala isolate DHTTF-2021 linkage group LG1, ASM1881202v1, whole genome shotgun sequence genome segment CGACGTATATTGTCTGCAGCCAGACGATGTGGGATAAAGCCAGATTGATCGCTATGAACTAATTTACAGATATATTTTTCAAGACGTAAAGCTAAAACCCtagcatatatttttaaatctgaGTTAATTAAAGAAATTGGTCTAAAATTTGAACATTTAGTATGGTCCTTATCTTTTTTTGGAATTAAAGAGATTAGAGCTGtattcatttgtttttcaaaGTGTCCCTTTTGGATTGCAGCATTTATTGCAGCATGCATAATTGGTCCTAATATAtcccaaaaatttaaaattaattcagGGGGGATCCCGTCTGGCCCAGGTGATTTTCCCTTCTTTACCGTTTTTAATGCTGCATACAGCTCCTCAAGTGTTATAGGTTGGGTCATTTGTTCAGATTCACTATGCGTTAATTGTGGTAAATCGATGTCCTGTAGAAATTTATGACATTCAACCTTGTCAGTACTATCCTTTGGCTGATATAGCTCTTTAAAATGTTCTGCAAAAGTATTGTTTATCTCTCTAGGATTTGTTACTAGGCCTTTTGTAGGTGAATGAATGGTATCAATAATAGCCCTACCTTCACTTTGTCTGAGTTGTAGAGCCAGTAACTTACTGGGTCTTGGCCCATTATAATAATACTTCTGACGGACTCTATGCATAATGAATTCAGCTTTTCTTCGGAGCAAATCATTTAGCTTTGACCTAGAACTCTTTAAAGCATTTTCAACTGATCTTGAGAATTCCTTCTTCAAATCTTTCTCATGGGAGAGGCAAATTTGTTCTAATTCCTGAATTTGTGATTTTCttgctttatttaaatgtgATGAGAAAGATATAACGAAATCTCTAATAAAGCCTTTTGTAGCCATCCATACCATCATGTGGTTATCCATACTATTAAGGTTTATGCTCAAAAAATCTTTCAATTTATTTCTAAAATctattaaaaatgcagaatctTGTAGAAGAGATATATTAAATTGCCATCTTGGAGACCTCTCATGTGAACAGTAAATAAACTTTGTCAGAAGAGGGTTGTGGTCAGATATTACAGCAGGAAGGATTGCGATGCTCTCAAAACACATCCTGAATTCACGAGaacataaaatataatctaTTCTAGAATATGTCTGATGCCTTGAAGAAAAGAAAGTGTAATCTCTAACCAAAGGATTCTGAACTCGCCATACATCTATGAGATTAAAAGTTTGCATAAAGGATTTAAAGTTTACAGATGTTGTCTCTTGCGATTTGGAAAATATAGTAGTGGATTTATcaagcatcaaatcagcaaGTGCATTCATGTCCCCTCCAATAATAAGGGCATATTCATTCAGGAGTAGCAACTGATTAGTTAACCACTGAAAAAAGTTTACGTCGAAAACTGCTGGAGCATAGACGGAGACAAAAGCTATTTTCTTGCCTTGAATACTTGTGCAGAAATAGCTCAACCTGCCAGATTTATCATTACTACATCTTTCAATAACAAGAGGAAAGTTTCTTTTAATGAGTATAAGAgatccttttgtttttgttccatCACTAGATGCAGCAATGActttataaaatttattttgtaCACGAGCAACATCGCTTGTTTTTAGATGAGATTCTTGAACTAAAGCCACATCTACGTTATGTCTGTTTAAACTATGCAGAAACTTTGTTCTCTttataggactatttaaacctCTGatgttaactgaaatcattGAGATATTAACCATTATCAAAGGGACTGTAAACTTTGACTATATTAAAGGGTAAATAATTAGTTGTTTTAGACAACACTAGTTTGATTGCACATTTCGttactaacataaacaaagagaTACATGGTAGGACGAAACTCCCCCCTCCCCGCTCCCCCAGACCGCTAGATATTCCCCAACTTGTGTATCGGAACCGTGACAGTATCATACGTTCCACTGATCTGAAACTCACCCGCTCCCTCTCGTGTGTGACTTCAGAAACAAAAGTTAACAGGAACAATAGAACACGTTCAAGTAAAAGCACGCCTTTCTGCGTTATATAGGCTACTCTCAAAATTTGTGCTGCCCTGAACAAGAAATAAATCCTGAACGTAATGAAACGGCATTCGACTTATTGGTAGCCTGTGTTTATCCAAAGTAAATGTAGAATGTCCTTAACCATACAGTTCCATGAACAGTCCTGCCAGTTACGATGGCAGGTTAATTATCAGTTTGATTCGTGTCCATCTCGTATGGATTGACATCGCCAAAAGTCAGCTGCCGTTTTGCCCGCGAAGTGTCTGCGATCTGAAGTCGGAACTCCTCTGCTTCTTGTGGCGAAGAGAAAGACAGTTTCTCACCGTTGTGCATAACGCGCAGAATAGCTGGGTAGATCAAAAATGATTGGATTCCTGAAGCTCGTAACTCCTTCTGTGTATCAGCAAAACTTCTCCGCCTTTGCGAGGTGTAGGCGCTGTAGTCAGCAAAGAATTTCAGCCGATTCTCGCCATCCAGAATTGGTCCCCTCTTGCTCACCTCTCTTGCCCCATCTAAGATAGACTGACGGTCTTGATATCTCAGCACTTTAAAAATCATAGTGCGACCCGTCTCCGTGGACCTCTGCTGTCCATAGATGCGGTGGGCTCTTTCGATCTCTATTGGCCTGTTTGAGAGCGAGGGGATCCACTTTGGAAGCATTTCTGTGAGAAAGCGTATTGCGTCGCCTCCCTCACGGTTCGGTGCGAGACCAACAAGTCGAACATTATTGCGTCTTTCTCGATCTTCCAATTCTGCCAGCTTTACTTGAAATTTAGACACATCTGATTTGCAGCCGACAACGTCTTGTTTCAGGCCTCTCGTCTCGCGTTGGATATTGTCCACTTTGTCGATAAGCCCGCGCACAACGGCCATCTGTGACTGAAATTCGGCGGTCAGTGACTGCATGCACTGTGTCACATCTTTCATCGCAATATGCACTGCGTTCCGGACAACTTCTTCCAACGTATCTTGTTGTTTCGTTAAAGCCAGAGAAATGGCGTCCGCCATGTCTTCACTGCAAATTGAAGATTTCATCCGTTTTCCAGTCGGGGTTTTTGCGGGCGAGGATGCAGCCTTCTTGTTGGCATTCATCTTGTTTAAAGGTGTATTTAGACTGTTAGATTGTAAACTTTAACCTGTTAAATATTGATAAAAGAGGGAGCGTGCTGGGAGCTCTAAAGATCGGCAGCCATCACGTACGAAGCGTCACGTGATCCCccggttctggggcattttgagttattcacagattctgaaagtatagtctccaagctttccaacgatgtgtaacacatggaaatctgataatatttggagaagttgtggccatttgaaggtaggcactgAAAAAAGTTCTAAAGGGAGAAAAACCCCTTTAAAGTTTCtgcagttctcgcctgttctcacctgctgggagtgacaataggactcatttacatctcatttagataagccataccccctgtaaagctcccTCCTGTTAATGTGGGGACACATTTCAAGTGAGAGCAAGGTTACATCGTGTTACCTTGTAAAATACATTGTTACAGTTTTCATGTGTCAAACACAACTAtgcaaaaagcttttttttttgcatttatttttggccATATGACAGAGGTCTGATATTCTATTTGCCATATTTCTGTTTTGCATAAAACTGAAGAATATTTGGTACATCCTATACTGTATTCTAAAATGATCTGATATTAACTTTTGCATGGATTTTATTGAAAAGAGCTTAGGCTCATGTAACCAGTCATTTCACTGTGTGTCTCTGAAACGCTGAGGTACCGTAGTAGTTTTGTGCGTGTGTGAACATCATGGCAACATACAACACAAAGTACCTCACACGGGAAACATTATCGTAACGCGTAAGTGCAAGTAACTAACGTAAATCAAGCATAGTCCAAAAAGTGTTGGCGAAATAACACATTATTTGACCGGAGAGAATAATATGGAATTTCTTCCAGAAAACTTCTTGCACAAAAtaaattcaagcactttcaagGATCTGTATCtatatatgtttattttcaaaaactaTCCAGGGCATGAGTATGAATCCAAGTATGTACCAAAAGTCCCATTTTTACTTGGTAATAGCAGCATAAGACAAAGGTCTTTGTGACACAGTCCAATGATATTACATTCGCGGTCTCTTCTGTGTTGTGACCCTTGGCGCTGGGCATGTGATGTATCTTGCACCGTCAGCACAGAATGGCCTGATTTTTTCATACAGATCTGCCTGTCAATGTTCAGTCCAGGTGGGGCCAGGACAGAAAGACCATCGATAGGGGGCAGATCTGATCCGTCGCGCAGTAGCTGATATTCGACAGGTTGTGCATCACGGTGAGTTTTTGCAAGCACCACACCTGGTCTCTTGGCATCAAAGCTGTGACAGAAAAAGCACATAAGACATTTTAAACATGGTAAAGTATTTTCTCATAAAATACTGTCATGTGTATTTTGTTGCTATGTTATATTGTATGTACACAATGTGAAAGTTTCAATATAAGTACCTGAAGTGCTGATAACTCTTGATCTGTGGGAGTCTACGGAAGTGGTGAGTCAGATGCTGCTGCCAGTCGAAGGTCTGGACTAAAACTTTGCCCTCTGCCGTTCCAACAAGCTGTGGGATATTGAGGTGACTCACAGGAGAGCTGTTTTCCACAACCTGATGACAAAAAAGAGaagagaggaagaaaaaaaaagatcttcaGTTAAATGTTTCATTGAAGCAGAATAGAAACAGCACTGAAGTCATTAAAGCAAAGTAAAGTTAAAGTACCTCAGCGATGTCTGCCAAAGTGTTGACTCTTGTCTCCATGTAGGCTTGCTTGATGAGTCCAAAGCCACAGTCAGGGGAAAACTTGGTGTGGCCAGCAATAAGGGAGTGGATTTCAATTTTATCGTGAAGCTTGTGTCTAACCCGCCAGGCAAGGTACCAGAGCATGAAGTTGTTCTTGTTCTGCCCACTGGAGTTGTCACAATGAAGATCCACCTCTGTTTCTCCAACTCCAAAGTTGCCGAAGAAATGATGCATGTAGCTGATGACTTCATTGCTTCCCTTAGTAGATGACATGCCTTCATCAATCAGGTAATTCACCTGTTTCTGCAGCCCTTCACAGGAAACACCAAATAGGCCACATTTCCGTGGGGTCAGGAAGTACATTGGTCCTGGCTGGAGAGGGTTTGAGGGAAAGTGTAATTGTTGGAGACAGAGTGAGAGAGGGAACTTGGATTAGATTAAATGAAATTTGTGTATATTCAATTACTATATTGATGTTATTCTGCATTTGCGCTATTATCAGGCTTATTCTCGTGCACCAAATCGCCCTTTAAGGGACAttaataaagtaaagtaaatgtGTGTGAAGTATTACCTGCTGAGCAAAATCAAAACTGTAATGCATCCTAATCTTCTTGCTTGCTGGTAGGGACGGTCCAAAAGACAGGTTAGAGCCAGAGCAAATCTTTCTGCACAAATCTTTCTGCTTCTTTACTGCTTCAGACTTTCTATCATCTGGGAGGTTTGCACTTCATATCAGCTGCTCGTTATTGCTTTGGCACTGCCAGCAGAGATCTGTGTGCGGCCGGCAACTTTTGATGTGTGGGAGAAGTCGGTGCCACAGTGCTTTGAAGCTGGTTTTACAAACTGCACGCTCACCTGAAAAACAGATATTGCTTATGGTTAATTGTATTGTAATTGCTAATAGTGCTTCGCATTATTTCACATTATAAGCACTCAATTCTAAATCAATGTTTACACATACCAAGCTCCTTAGCAGACTTCACGTAGAGACGCCACACTGAGGCCTTGGACACATGAGTTGGCAGCAACTTCACATGCCAATCCTTATGCCCAGGCTGTCGGCCAGGCAGCATGATGGCATTGTCTTCTGCATAGTTTTTTATGAAGTCCACAACTCTGTTGATATCCTCAGGCCTGATGGACGTGGCAGTCAGTGTTTCTTCTTCAAACGTGGTCTTGCCCCATTCTCCTCATAGTGTTTGACTATATCAGCCAGGGTGTCTCTGCCAatgttgaaaaaagaaaaaaaaaaaaaaagtttaacatCATGCTAACAGGCATCTTGTCACCTATATCAGAATGCATTGTACAAATTATAGGTACTTTTACTTTACTGAAGTAAATTTTATGATGaatactttttacttttacttcacTACATTTTAGAGTCTGTATCTGTACTTCCTGGTTTAGTCTTGGTTTAGTCCTGGTTTAGACCTCAGTTAGTGGTTAGACCTGTTTTGAgtcaaaggattaaaaaaacctgtacattaaactcttcataaatacttttacttttaaccCATGCACATTTTACGGCTACGGCTATGGATACTTTCTACTTTTAATTAAGTTggaatttaatctgatacatttacCGTTAGAAAATCCTTGTTAAGAATATAACACTTCCCATTCAATTCAAGAATGCTAACTGGCAGGTTTATGTGGGCTAAGTCCTTCACACCAGTCAATTCAAGCAGTTGAAgcgttattcaaattaatagcagatgctaacattaccatctaaaaACCCATTATAGTAATGGGGGGTTTTGGCAAGTGATACGATGCTAACGATTACAATTAAAATGACAGTCCTGAGCTAGGCGCTCAGTCAAAGGTGAGGCGAAATGGGTGAGGTGCGACTCTCGTTCAGCCCACTTTGAATTGAGCACAGACGCGTTcagttctgtaaaactgaatggtcacatgcaaaataaagaaataaaatattaagttttgttgccaaatttaaattttttttttatttgattattatttagtctatttgtttgatttgtaatgatttaattataatttaattaattgcttgtcaTCAACTTGTAATTCCCTCGCGAACCCCCGTTTGGGaaaccctgttttttttttagaacattatttacattcattCCTTGGCGACGCGTCATGCAGCCAAGCTACAGGTATcgcgtttattttgtttttccttttttatttaaaatattcacaaacttgttaactaggctatatcatgaattatatgATATTTTCCGATTGTCatatatgtggaagtgaatgtgttttgtttaaacacctttataatgatcatgttagttgataaaacagAGGATCTGTCGGATTTACATTACATAAATTCTTCAATTTTTaataagagagtaaactttaaaGGATTATTGCAGCTTCCATATGAGTGTATGGAATCAgcatttaacaaactataaatgtctttttttatagCCTAGTCCTCATTCAAACGTCCGAAACCTCAAATAAACATGTGGTTGAAAACTtagttgtgaaatatgaaaagcaCAGAGCGCGTCAatctctggctcagcgccagCAGCGGGAAAGCAGGTTTGAATTTAGCGTATTGAACGTTCTCATCACACCGGTGTTATGCCGAAACCTGCTGAAACCCCCTGTCTTCATCTCCATTTCCCGCTCCAGCAGCTACGTCAAATCGATCTCTATGGCAACGGCACATACAGGCACACGCATGCACGCACCACTTAAACAGAGAGAACTTTACACACAGGCAAACGCGGCTTGGGTAAGGAAGGAAAGCGCGTTCCTATAGTCTAGTAAAGTAGTGTAGTTACCAATATTATTagtgtaatgcgttactttacttcgTTACCCAAAAAAGTAATATCGTTACTGTAATCCGTTACTTTGTAactcgttacccccaacactggcaAGGTTTGAGTTTATCACCCAAGGGTTCAGTGTATATGTGATGATATGTTAACCTTGTTTTCTGGAATACCCCAGATCCATAGCATATGGGACAGTAGCAATCTTTTGGGTGACAAGTCCTGGCTTAAGGTCTTTTCATGATCCCATGCCCCTCTCtcctgtatttaaatatataactatTAAATAAcactatttaaatatgtttttatgttgacAGAACACAGCAGAAGCTCATGAAACTTTTTCTGGACCAGATGCTGGTATGTTTCATGAACTTGAGCCTCTTTCTAATTCTCCTTCAGGAGACTCACAACATCAGTTGGAGATTTTTTCTAGACATGATTCTGGAGACCCATGACTGAATCTCTTTCTGACTGTGAACAACATGCTGAGTGatgtttttgatttttataGCAGATACAGGTGTtatttttaaccctctggggtctggaGTGTGTTATGGGCCCCGGGGATGTTGACATGCCTTAAcatgtgtgctttttttctgtTACTTAACCCATTTaagcccaccggcaactatagttgccacagtgtatggttgtcattttccttttgtaagtatttttctagatgttttccatgttttatgtctcaatgacatgcaagaaaacaacCAAATAAAAGGATTTcaaaggcgatgaaactgatcaggaagattatttataaagcaatctttagtggtagaagtgatggttctaccatatttatggcagggaggcagtttagccgctttcactaaatgtaatatacacgagactagataatgatctgagatgtcgtcactctgctgcagaatttcaacggcatcaatatcaattccatgtgacaatattaaatctaaagtatgattacgacaatgagtgggtcccgacacgtgttgtctaacaccaatagagtttagaatgtctgtaaatgccaatcctaatgagtcttttttattatctacatggatattaaaatcaccaacaacaaggactttatctgcagctagtactaattctgatagaaaatcggcaatctctttgataaagtctgtattgtgccctggtggcctgtatacagtagccaacacaaatgtcaacttacataatgttacgtaaagcaccatcacttcgaacgaattatatttgaatgacttctggctgatactgtaaatattactataaattacagcaacacctccccctttgcctttctgacggggattgtgtcgataatcataaccttgaggactagactcatttaaagtagtgtaatcgtccagttttagccaggtttctgtcaaacacagcacatctaggttattgtctgtgataatatcatttacaataagtgcttttgaagaaagtgatctaatatttaacaacccaagctttatcatttgtttatcattattatctctattttttatttgttgaacatcaaaaaaatttttaccattaaatgggtttggaagttttttgtttttactaattcggggtacagacacagtctctatttgataatatctaggtgcaagagtttctatgtgttgggaattatctgacttctgtaacgtgaggcagctagcagacggtcggtttagccagtctgtctgcttcctgtcctgggcctcagtttgtcatgttttagttctgagactatgtgccatattgctagagagaagagcagcaccatcccgggacggatgaataccatctcttttcaacaggtcaggtctgccccaaaagcttttccaattgtctatgaaacctatattattctgcggacaccacttagacagccagccattgagtgatgataatctgctaactatctcatcactcctacgaacaggaagagggccagaacaaattacttctcctgacattgtacttgcgagttcacacacctctttaatgttaattttagtgatctccgactggcgaagtcgaacatcatttgtgccgacgtgaataataattttagagtatttacgattagcattagccagcacttttaaatttgctttgatgtcaggtgctctggctcccggcaaacatgtgactatggtggctggtgtctattttcacgttccgtgtaatagaatcgccaataactagggcactttcaacaggattctcagtgggtgcatcactgagtggggagaacctgtttgatgttctgacTAGAACGGAAGATTGGTGTTTTCCGTGGCTAGGCCACCTTaccgttacccaagtgccctgctgcgcgtgctctacagccggaaccgaacaatgtacagagttcactaagctagtcgcatccaaaacagtatctgatgcccctgcattcttactatcctcgattaaagtttggatgtgtatctctaattctgagattctctctgtcagcctgactatttccctacatttatgacatgtaaatccctcgtcgctgacagagagagctacactgaacatgtgacaaactgagcacaaaataacagagggagaggatgac includes the following:
- the LOC125244726 gene encoding uncharacterized protein LOC125244726 isoform X1, with translation MHYSFDFAQQLHFPSNPLQPGPMYFLTPRKCGLFGVSCEGLQKQVNYLIDEGMSSTKGSNEVISYMHHFFGNFGVGETEVDLHCDNSSGQNKNNFMLWYLAWRVRHKLHDKIEIHSLIAGHTKFSPDCGFGLIKQAYMETRVNTLADIAEVVENSSPVSHLNIPQLVGTAEGKVLVQTFDWQQHLTHHFRRLPQIKSYQHFSFDAKRPGVVLAKTHRDAQPVEYQLLRDGSDLPPIDGLSVLAPPGLNIDRQICMKKSGHSVLTVQDTSHAQRQGSQHRRDRECNIIGLCHKDLCLMLLLPSKNGTFGTYLDSYSCPG
- the LOC125244726 gene encoding uncharacterized protein LOC125244726 isoform X2, encoding MHYSFDFAQQPGPMYFLTPRKCGLFGVSCEGLQKQVNYLIDEGMSSTKGSNEVISYMHHFFGNFGVGETEVDLHCDNSSGQNKNNFMLWYLAWRVRHKLHDKIEIHSLIAGHTKFSPDCGFGLIKQAYMETRVNTLADIAEVVENSSPVSHLNIPQLVGTAEGKVLVQTFDWQQHLTHHFRRLPQIKSYQHFSFDAKRPGVVLAKTHRDAQPVEYQLLRDGSDLPPIDGLSVLAPPGLNIDRQICMKKSGHSVLTVQDTSHAQRQGSQHRRDRECNIIGLCHKDLCLMLLLPSKNGTFGTYLDSYSCPG